AACTTTTTTCTGGATTTCCTAACTCTTTACAAATTTTTTCTATATTTTCTAAACCTAATTTTATTCCATGCATAGAATAAGAGTAAAGCTCATCTAACAATTGATCTATATTCATTTTTGCTCCTTCATTTTAATTACTGATTATATTCTTTCTAGAATTCCTTCAATTATTGTTTTAGAATTTTTAGCAGCAAGTTTTACAAACTCTGGAAAATCTACTTTTGCATCATGGTTAGCTTTATCAGAGATAGCTCTTATAATTAAGAAAGGCATTTTAAACACATGGCAAACATGAGCTACAGCAGCCCCTTCCATTTCTGTACAATCAGCATTAAAAGTATCTCTCAGCCATTTTATCTTTTCAACAGATGCAACAAACTCATCTCCACTTACAATACGTCCCTTTCTAACTTTTTCTCTTCCAAATTTTTCAACAGCAACAGAGTAAGCAAGATCTACAAGCTCTCTATCAGCTTCAAATATATATGTATCCATTCTAGGAATTTGTCCAAGAGCATATCCAAAAGCTGTACTATCAAAGTCATGTTCTATTTGATCTACTCCAATAACAATATCCCCTATATTAATATCTGGATTTGTTCCTCCTGCTACTCCTGTAAATAAAATTTTTGATACCTTAAAATGTTCTATCATCAAAGTTGCACATATAGCAGCATTTACTTTTCCAATTCCTCCTTCAACTAATACAACCTCTTTATTTAAAAGATTTCCCTTAAAGAACTCAAGATTTCCAATTTTTTCAACTTGAATATCAGTCATAATATTTTTTAATTCTATTACCTCTTCATTCATTGCTCCAATTATACCTATTCTCATTATTTTTCCACCTCTATATTAATTATTTTTTCGTTTTTTCTTCCTTAAAATTATACCATAGGAACACTTATTACGCAATTAAGATACCCAAATTTCTAAATTTATGTTATAATAATTTAGTATAAAAATTTTATTGCAGGTGGTATTTTTTATGATATATAGATTACAATATTGGATAGTCATGATCTTTAGATTTATTCTTCTACTTTTTCCACAAAAATTGAGATTTAAATTTGCTGAATTTTTAGGTTGGTTAGGTTATGTTACTATAAAGAAGCGTCGTGAAACTACTCTTATGAATTTAAAACTAGCTTTTCCAGATAAAAGCGACAAAGAAAGAGAAGAAATTGCACTTAAATCATATAAGATTATGTTAAAAGCTTTTCTTTGCTCTCTTTGGTTTAAAGAATATTTTAAAAATAAAAATAATGTTAAGACTTTAAATAAAATAGCATTTGAAAAAGCTTATGCAAAGGGAAAAGGAGTTATTGTTGCTCTTATGCACATGGGAAATATGGAGGCAAGTGTTAAAGCTGTTGATGGATACAACCTTGTTACTGTTGCTAAAAAACAAAGAAATCCATATATTGATGAGTTTATTACAGAAAGTAGAGAGCGTGATCTAAATTTAACGCTCTTAAAGAAAAGTAAAGGAACAAGTAAAGAACTTATCAAGAGACTAAATAATCAAAATATCATTGCTCTTTTTAGTGACCATAGAGATAAAGGAACTATTGTAGATTTTTTTGGTGAAAGTGCAAAGGCCCCTACTGGTGCTGTGTCTCTAGCTTTAAAATTTGATATTCCATTGCTTTTAGTTTATAATACTTTCAACGAGGATAATAGTTGTACTGTCCATGTTTTAGATGAAATTGAACTTGTAAAAACTGATAGTTTTAAAGATGATGTTATTAATAACACACAAAATCTTATTCATAGAATGGAAGATGTTATTAGAGAGTATCCTGAACAATGGATGTGGTTCCATGATAGATGGAATTTATACAGTAAACACTCTAAACTTCGTAAAGAAAAAAAATAATCATAAGAGGGTAGAAATGATAGCTTGTATCAAATTTTACCCTCTTTTTAACTGTAATATTTTTATTAAAATATGTTAATCTTATTTAATCAAAATACTTTAAAAGATACATAAGATTTTTATAACTTTTCTTTTCTATTAAAATATTCTCTTCTTTTCTAACGATAAGCCTATCTATTCTCACTAAAATAAAAGCTAACGCCATTTTTAAAATTCCCATATTCAATAATTCTTTTTCTTGTATAGTTAATTTACGTATACTTTCATAAGCATTTAAAAATATTTTAATATGTTCTTTTTCTTGTATAGAATTTAATTTTTTTATTCTAATCCAAAAATTAATAATAATTCCAATATCAAAAATAAAAGGAGCAAATGTAGCATCATTAAAATCCAATATTCCAACAATGTTATTATTATTTACAAAAACATTATCTGGAAAAATATCGTTGTGTACAATTCCTTTAGGAAGAGATAAAAAGTCTATATCTGTCAATTTTTTATGCAACCTTAAAATTTTTTCTCTCTCCTCTTTTTCAATATCAACACAATCTAAATTTAATTTGCTTAAGTAATAATTATCATCTATTCTAGTTTTTCTATTAATCACTTTATTTTGAGAAAATTTATGAAATTTTCCTAATAAAATTCCAATTTGTGTAAGATAATCAGGGGTAATTTTTTCTATTTTTTTCCCTTCAATATAATAAAATAAACTCATCAATTTGTCTTTATACCTTATTAAAGTCTCACCATTAACAGTTTTAAATGGAACAGTACATGGAATTATTTTACTTAATTCTAATAAAAAATCTAATTCTTCTTTTTCTGATTCAAAACTCCTATTTCCTTCTAAAACTCTTAAAATAAGCTTACCTTTATCAGTATATAATAAATAGTTAGTATTTAAAATTCCCTCTGGAATTCCTTCAAAAGAGTATACAATTAAATTATATTGTTTTGTTATATTTGTCATATCCTCAAAATTTAAATGTGTATATACTGCCATATTTTCCTCTTTTTTTCTGAATTTTAATTTTTCTATTAAATTCTAACATTTTTATAGAAGTTTTCAAAGTAAAAATTTAAAATGCAAATAATTATTGACAAAAAAGAGAAAATTTATGCTATAATTTGAGAAAAACAGGAGATAAAAAATGAAATTTGATTTAATATTATTTGATATTGACGGCACTTTACTTGATTTTAACTTAACAGAAAAAAATGCTTTAAAAGAAACTTTTGAAGAATATAATTTTAAATTTAATAATAATATCTATGAAAGATATCATAATATCAATATTTTTTATTGGAAAGAGTTAGAAAAAGGAAAAATAGATAAAGATAAACTTGGATATGCTAGATTTGATCAACTTTTTAATGAATATAATTTAAAAGCTGATTCCAAAGAGTTTAATATAAAATATAGAAAAAGGCTAGGAGAAGGTGCATATCTTTTAGAGGGTGCAGAAGAAATATGTAGATATTTTTATGGAAAAGTAAAAATGGCAACTGCCTCAAATGGAGGAAAAGACATACAATTAAAAAGAATGAAAAAAGTTGGGTTAGATAAGTATATGGACTATATGTTCATCTCTGAAGAGGTAGGTTATAATAAGCCAGACAAAAAATATTTTGATTATATATTTAATAAAATAGGAGATATTTCTAAAGATAGAATTATTATTATTGGTGACTCTTTAACAGCTGATATTTTAGGTGGAATCAACAGTGGAATAAAAACTTGTTGGATAAATTTAACTGGAGAAGAAAATATTGAAAATATTACTCCTGATTTTAAAATAACAAATATCTTACAATTAAAAGAAATTATTGGATAATTTTTTATTGGACTAAAGAAATAAGTAACTTTTTGCTTATCTCTTTAGTCTTTTTTATTCAATAAATTTTAATATAACAAAAACAGCCCTATAAATAGAGCTGTTTTAATTACTGAATTATTATTTTGCGTAGTTGAAGAATCCTTCTCCAGTTTTTCTACCAAGTTTTCCTCCTCTAACCATTTTTCTTAATAATGGATGAGGTCTGTATTTAGAATCTCCAAATTCATTGTAAAGAACTTCCATGATAGCTAGACATACATCTAGTCCAATTAAGTCTCCAAGAGCTAGAGGTCCCATTGGGTGGTTAGCTCCAAGTTTCATTGCATTGTCGATTCCTTCAGCTGATGCAACACCGTCAGCTAAAATTCCAACTGCTTCGTTGATCATAGGAATTAACACTCTGTTTACAACGAATCCTGCTGCTTCTTCTACTTGAACTGGTACTTTACCAATTTCTTCAGAGATAGCTTTGATTTTGTCAACAACTTCTGCTGGAGTGTTAAGTCCTGCAATAACTTCTACAAGTTTCATAACAGGTACTGGGTTGAAGAAGTGCATTCCGATAACTGGTCTGTTAAGTCCTGCACCAATTTCAGTTATAGATAGAGAAGATGTATTAGTTGCAAATATTGCTTCTGGTTTGCAAATTCCATCTAGTTCTTTGAAAGTTTGTTTTTTGATTTCCATGTTTTCTAAAGCTGCTTCAATTATTAAGTCGCAATCTCCACAAATATCTTTAGTTCCAGTAGTTATTTTTGCTAATACAGCATCAACAGTAGCTTGATCCATTTTTCCCTTAGCTATCATTCTTTCGAATCCTTTAGCTATTTTAGCTTTTCCTCTTGCTGCAAATTCAGCATTAATATCACAAAGTACTACTTCGTATCCTTCTGTTTGTGCAAATGTTTGTGCTATACCAGAACCCATAGTTCCTGCACCGATTACTCCTACTTTCATTTTACATCCTCCTAAAATTTCATTTGATCTTATATAAATCCGAGGGTAAGATTATCCTCTAAAAAAATTAGATTCTTAAATTATTTGTTTTGGAATCCTTCAACTTTTCTTTTTTCTAAGAATGCTTTCATTCCTTCTTTTTGGTCTTCTGTTTCAAAACAGCTTCCAAATAGTTTTTCTTCTATAACGATAGCTTCATCCATAACAGCATCTAATCCTTCGTTGATAGCTTTTTTACAAGCACGAACTGCTATTGGAGCATTTTTAGCTATTTTTCCAGCTAATTTTTTAGCTGCTGGCATTAATTCTTCTAAAGGATAAACTGCATTTACTAATCCTATTCTATAAGCTTCTTCAGCTTTAACATTAGTTGCTGCATATATCATTTCTTTAGCTTTTCCAACACCTATAATACGAGCAAGTCTTTGAGTTCCTCCAAATCCTGGAGTAATTCCTAATCCTACTTCTGGTTGTCCGAATACTGCGTTTTCAGAACAAATTCTGATATCGCAACTCATAGAGATTTCACATCCTCCACCTAAAGCAAATCCATTGATTGCTGCTATTACAGGGATAGGGAAAGTTTCAAGTTTTCTAAATACATCGTTTCCGATTTTTCCGAAAGCTTCTCCTTCTGCTTTAGTTAAAGTGCTCATTTCTCCGATGTCAGCACCGGCAACAAATGATTTTTCTCCAGCTCCAGTAAGGATAAGAGCTCTTGTAGTTTCTAAGTTAATTCCATCTAAACAAGCATCTAGTTCTTTTAAAACATCGCTGTTTAAAGCATTTAATGCTTTTGGACGATTGATAGTTATTACACCAACAAAACCGTCTTGTTCATATGTTATGAAATTCATTACAATTACCTCCTAATAATTCAGTATTATCAGTATTAAGGGTGGGGAGTTATTCCCCACCAAAAGTTATATTCTATCTTACATTAAAGGAATAAAATTAGTCTCTCTTAACGATAGTAGAACATCCCATTCCACCACCGATGCAAAGTGTAGCAAGACCTGTTTTAGCATCTCTCTTAGCCATTTCATGAAGAAGAGTTACTAGGATACGACATCCTGAAGCTCCAACTGGGTGTCCAAGAGCTATTGCTCCTCCGTTTACATTAAGTTTAGAAGTATCAAATCCTAAATCTCTTCCTACTGCAAGTGATTGAGCTGCGAAAGCTTCGTTTGCTTCGATAAGATCAAAGTCTTTGATTTCCATTCCTGTTTTAGCTAATACTTTTCTTGTAGAAGCAACTGGTCCAATTCCCATGATTGATGGATCTACTCCACCTAATGCTCCTGCAACCCAAGTAGCCATTGGAGTTACACCAAGTTCTTTAGCTTTTTCTTCACTCATAACAACTATTGCTGCTGCACCATCGTTGATACTTGAAGCGTTAGCTGCTGTAACCATTCCATCTTTTTTGAATGCTGGTCTTAATTTAGCAATTCCTTCAGCAGTAGTTCCTGCTCTAGGTCCTTCGTCTTTAGATACAACGATATCCCCTTTTTTACCTTTTATAACAACTGGAACAATTTCATCATCGAATTTTCCTTCTTCTTGAGCTTTAACAGCTTTTTGTTGACTTGCTGCTGCAAATTCGTCTAATTGTTCTCTAGTTAATCCCCATTGATCACAAATATTTTCTGCTGTAATTCCCATATGATAGTTATTGAATGCATCCCATAGAGCATCATTTACCATTGAGTCTACTAATTCAGCATTTCCTAAACGGTATCCATAACGTCCTTTTCTTAATAGATATGGTGCTGCTGACATGTTTTCAGTTCCTCCAGCTACTACGATATCAGCTTCTCCAGCTTGAATCATATTTGCTGCCATATTAACTGCATTTAGTCCTGATCCACAAACTACGTTGATTGTTACTGCAGGAGTTTCAATAGGTAATCCTGCTTTTAAAGATGCTTGACGAGCCACGTTTTGTCCTAAACCTGCTTGAATTACACATCCCATAAGTACATGATCAACTTGATCTGCTGCTACTCCAGCTCTGTTTAAAGCTTCTTTTATAACTGTTGCTCCTAAATCTGCTGCTCCAACTCCGCTTAGAGCTCCTCCCATAGATCCAATTGCTGTACGACATGCCCCTGCTAAAACTATTTTTTTTGCCATAATCTTATTCCTCCGTTCCTTAATCTTTATTCTTAAAAACCGAAATTCCAAAGATTTGAAATTTATTGTAGTTTTGTCTATAAATTAATATTATCACAATGTTTTTTCAATTGCAATAGAAGAAGTTAAAATTTTATTTTATGAATCATTTTTTATGAATTATGAACATTTTTTCAACAACTTACCTTTTATTCACAACTGATTTTCTTTATTCTTCTTTATTCTAAAGGAAAAATTA
The sequence above is drawn from the uncultured Fusobacterium sp. genome and encodes:
- a CDS encoding 5'-methylthioadenosine/adenosylhomocysteine nucleosidase; translation: MRIGIIGAMNEEVIELKNIMTDIQVEKIGNLEFFKGNLLNKEVVLVEGGIGKVNAAICATLMIEHFKVSKILFTGVAGGTNPDINIGDIVIGVDQIEHDFDSTAFGYALGQIPRMDTYIFEADRELVDLAYSVAVEKFGREKVRKGRIVSGDEFVASVEKIKWLRDTFNADCTEMEGAAVAHVCHVFKMPFLIIRAISDKANHDAKVDFPEFVKLAAKNSKTIIEGILERI
- a CDS encoding lysophospholipid acyltransferase family protein; its protein translation is MYRLQYWIVMIFRFILLLFPQKLRFKFAEFLGWLGYVTIKKRRETTLMNLKLAFPDKSDKEREEIALKSYKIMLKAFLCSLWFKEYFKNKNNVKTLNKIAFEKAYAKGKGVIVALMHMGNMEASVKAVDGYNLVTVAKKQRNPYIDEFITESRERDLNLTLLKKSKGTSKELIKRLNNQNIIALFSDHRDKGTIVDFFGESAKAPTGAVSLALKFDIPLLLVYNTFNEDNSCTVHVLDEIELVKTDSFKDDVINNTQNLIHRMEDVIREYPEQWMWFHDRWNLYSKHSKLRKEKK
- a CDS encoding homoserine kinase codes for the protein MAVYTHLNFEDMTNITKQYNLIVYSFEGIPEGILNTNYLLYTDKGKLILRVLEGNRSFESEKEELDFLLELSKIIPCTVPFKTVNGETLIRYKDKLMSLFYYIEGKKIEKITPDYLTQIGILLGKFHKFSQNKVINRKTRIDDNYYLSKLNLDCVDIEKEEREKILRLHKKLTDIDFLSLPKGIVHNDIFPDNVFVNNNNIVGILDFNDATFAPFIFDIGIIINFWIRIKKLNSIQEKEHIKIFLNAYESIRKLTIQEKELLNMGILKMALAFILVRIDRLIVRKEENILIEKKSYKNLMYLLKYFD
- a CDS encoding YjjG family noncanonical pyrimidine nucleotidase, translating into MKFDLILFDIDGTLLDFNLTEKNALKETFEEYNFKFNNNIYERYHNINIFYWKELEKGKIDKDKLGYARFDQLFNEYNLKADSKEFNIKYRKRLGEGAYLLEGAEEICRYFYGKVKMATASNGGKDIQLKRMKKVGLDKYMDYMFISEEVGYNKPDKKYFDYIFNKIGDISKDRIIIIGDSLTADILGGINSGIKTCWINLTGEENIENITPDFKITNILQLKEIIG
- a CDS encoding 3-hydroxybutyryl-CoA dehydrogenase → MKVGVIGAGTMGSGIAQTFAQTEGYEVVLCDINAEFAARGKAKIAKGFERMIAKGKMDQATVDAVLAKITTGTKDICGDCDLIIEAALENMEIKKQTFKELDGICKPEAIFATNTSSLSITEIGAGLNRPVIGMHFFNPVPVMKLVEVIAGLNTPAEVVDKIKAISEEIGKVPVQVEEAAGFVVNRVLIPMINEAVGILADGVASAEGIDNAMKLGANHPMGPLALGDLIGLDVCLAIMEVLYNEFGDSKYRPHPLLRKMVRGGKLGRKTGEGFFNYAK
- a CDS encoding enoyl-CoA hydratase-related protein, translated to MNFITYEQDGFVGVITINRPKALNALNSDVLKELDACLDGINLETTRALILTGAGEKSFVAGADIGEMSTLTKAEGEAFGKIGNDVFRKLETFPIPVIAAINGFALGGGCEISMSCDIRICSENAVFGQPEVGLGITPGFGGTQRLARIIGVGKAKEMIYAATNVKAEEAYRIGLVNAVYPLEELMPAAKKLAGKIAKNAPIAVRACKKAINEGLDAVMDEAIVIEEKLFGSCFETEDQKEGMKAFLEKRKVEGFQNK
- a CDS encoding acetyl-CoA C-acetyltransferase, which translates into the protein MAKKIVLAGACRTAIGSMGGALSGVGAADLGATVIKEALNRAGVAADQVDHVLMGCVIQAGLGQNVARQASLKAGLPIETPAVTINVVCGSGLNAVNMAANMIQAGEADIVVAGGTENMSAAPYLLRKGRYGYRLGNAELVDSMVNDALWDAFNNYHMGITAENICDQWGLTREQLDEFAAASQQKAVKAQEEGKFDDEIVPVVIKGKKGDIVVSKDEGPRAGTTAEGIAKLRPAFKKDGMVTAANASSINDGAAAIVVMSEEKAKELGVTPMATWVAGALGGVDPSIMGIGPVASTRKVLAKTGMEIKDFDLIEANEAFAAQSLAVGRDLGFDTSKLNVNGGAIALGHPVGASGCRILVTLLHEMAKRDAKTGLATLCIGGGMGCSTIVKRD